A region of Acidisarcina sp. DNA encodes the following proteins:
- the sdhA gene encoding succinate dehydrogenase flavoprotein subunit has translation MAANPRIIVVGGGLAGLSAVIKIAEAGGTVDLFSVVPVKRSHSVCAQGGINAAKNLKGEGDTTWHHFDDTIYGGDFLANQTPVKGMCEAAPGIIDLLDRMGVPFNRTPEGLLDFRRFGGTLFNRTAFAGATTGQQLLYALDEQVRRYESEGKVRKFEAWEFLSAVLDNNQVCRGICAMNLRTMEVVTFPADAIIMATGGIGAIFGKSTNSVVCTGSASSALYQQGAYYANGELIQVHPTTIPGEDKLRLMSESARGEGGRVWVPRKAGDSRPWNSIPAAERFYFLEEWYPKYGNLVPRDVATRAIHRVVYELGLGIDGQPMVYLDLTHIDRATLNHKLEGILEIYEKFVGDDPREVPMKIFPGMHYTMGGLWVDFNQMTNIPGIFAAGEAEYQYHGANRLGANSLLSCIYGGFVAGPKSIEYAKSLPAIQGDGGHSAEKKRQEEINARLMQADGSENPFKIWRELGETMTKNVTVIRYNKAMQETDAKIYELLERYRNINLSDRSTWANSTFAFARQLYNMLHLSRVVTQGAILRDESRGAHYKPDFPERDDERFLKTTKAHFAPDADEPRFEYEAVDTQFIKPRPRRYDAAK, from the coding sequence ATGGCAGCAAATCCCAGGATCATCGTCGTCGGCGGCGGACTGGCCGGACTTTCGGCCGTCATCAAGATTGCCGAGGCGGGCGGCACGGTTGACCTCTTCTCTGTAGTCCCGGTAAAACGCTCGCACTCGGTTTGCGCACAGGGCGGCATCAATGCTGCTAAGAACCTCAAGGGTGAGGGCGATACCACCTGGCATCACTTTGACGACACCATCTATGGCGGAGACTTCCTCGCCAACCAGACCCCGGTCAAGGGCATGTGCGAAGCAGCTCCCGGCATCATCGACCTGCTGGACCGCATGGGCGTCCCCTTTAACCGGACGCCGGAGGGTCTGCTGGACTTCCGCCGCTTTGGTGGTACGCTCTTCAATCGCACCGCCTTCGCCGGCGCCACCACGGGGCAGCAGTTGCTCTATGCGCTCGATGAACAGGTTCGCCGCTATGAATCCGAAGGCAAGGTACGCAAGTTCGAGGCGTGGGAGTTTCTCTCCGCGGTGCTCGACAATAACCAGGTCTGCCGCGGCATCTGTGCGATGAACCTGCGCACGATGGAAGTCGTCACCTTTCCCGCGGATGCCATCATTATGGCCACCGGCGGCATCGGTGCCATCTTCGGCAAGAGCACCAACTCCGTCGTCTGCACCGGATCCGCAAGCTCGGCACTCTACCAGCAGGGCGCCTACTACGCCAATGGGGAGTTGATTCAGGTTCACCCCACCACCATCCCGGGTGAGGACAAGCTCCGTCTCATGTCGGAGTCGGCCCGCGGTGAGGGTGGTCGCGTATGGGTACCCCGCAAGGCCGGAGACAGCCGCCCGTGGAACAGCATCCCGGCAGCGGAGCGCTTCTACTTCCTGGAAGAGTGGTATCCCAAGTACGGCAACCTTGTCCCCCGCGACGTCGCCACACGCGCAATTCACCGGGTGGTTTACGAATTGGGACTCGGCATCGACGGCCAGCCGATGGTCTATCTCGATCTGACTCACATCGATCGCGCCACTCTCAACCACAAGCTGGAAGGCATTCTCGAAATCTACGAAAAATTTGTCGGCGATGATCCGCGCGAAGTACCGATGAAGATCTTCCCCGGCATGCACTACACCATGGGCGGTCTCTGGGTGGACTTCAACCAGATGACCAACATCCCTGGAATCTTTGCTGCGGGCGAGGCCGAATATCAGTATCACGGAGCAAACCGCCTGGGCGCCAACTCGTTGCTCTCCTGCATCTATGGCGGCTTCGTTGCCGGTCCCAAGTCGATCGAATACGCCAAGAGCCTGCCCGCGATACAGGGCGATGGCGGACACTCGGCGGAGAAGAAGCGGCAGGAGGAGATCAACGCCCGCCTGATGCAGGCCGACGGCTCGGAGAATCCCTTCAAGATCTGGCGCGAACTTGGCGAGACCATGACGAAGAACGTCACCGTGATCCGCTACAACAAGGCCATGCAGGAGACCGACGCCAAGATCTACGAACTGTTGGAGCGCTACCGCAACATTAACCTCAGCGACAGGAGCACCTGGGCAAACTCCACCTTTGCCTTTGCCCGGCAACTCTACAACATGCTGCACCTCAGCCGAGTGGTGACCCAGGGCGCGATCTTGCGGGACGAGTCTCGCGGAGCACACTACAAGCCCGACTTTCCGGAGCGCGATGATGAGCGCTTCCTGAAAACCACCAAGGCCCACTTCGCGCCCGACGCCGACGAGCCCCGCTTTGAATATGAGGCGGTCGATACCCAGTTCATCAAGCCACGTCCGCGCCGTTACGACGCAGCCAAGTAG
- the sdhB gene encoding succinate dehydrogenase iron-sulfur subunit, with the protein MAERTVKFEIKRQSGPDGAVVWDKFELPYHPGMNVISSLREIAANPTTAEGKVTTPITYDSNCLEEICGSCAMLINGKAKMACSALIDQLEQPIKLEPLSKFPIVRDLAVDRNVLFENLKRVKAWVPLDGTYDLGPGPRMMPQVQEENYPLSRCISCTICMEVCPQFNESTNFVGAATIAQTKLFNENPLGKVLKEERLHAMMGDGGIQECSYVQNCVNACPKQVPLTRAISDVGRDVILQTAKDLFTT; encoded by the coding sequence ATGGCAGAACGTACCGTCAAATTTGAGATCAAGCGTCAGAGCGGCCCCGATGGGGCCGTTGTATGGGATAAATTCGAACTACCCTATCACCCTGGGATGAACGTCATTTCGTCGCTGCGCGAGATCGCCGCTAACCCCACGACCGCCGAAGGCAAGGTAACAACGCCCATCACCTATGACTCCAATTGTCTGGAGGAGATTTGCGGCTCCTGCGCCATGCTCATCAACGGCAAGGCAAAGATGGCCTGCTCCGCGCTCATCGATCAACTGGAGCAGCCGATCAAACTGGAACCGCTTTCGAAATTCCCCATCGTGCGCGATTTGGCCGTAGACCGCAATGTTCTCTTTGAAAACCTGAAGCGCGTCAAGGCATGGGTGCCTCTTGACGGCACCTACGATCTTGGACCGGGACCTCGCATGATGCCGCAGGTGCAGGAGGAGAACTATCCCCTGTCCCGCTGCATCTCCTGCACCATCTGCATGGAGGTGTGCCCGCAGTTCAACGAGTCTACGAATTTCGTGGGCGCTGCCACGATCGCCCAGACCAAGCTGTTCAACGAAAACCCACTCGGCAAGGTGCTCAAGGAAGAGCGGCTCCACGCGATGATGGGCGATGGCGGCATCCAGGAATGCAGCTATGTGCAGAACTGCGTGAATGCCTGCCCCAAGCAGGTGCCGTTGACCCGGGCCATTTCAGACGTGGGCCGCGATGTCATCCTCCAAACCGCAAAGGACTTGTTCACGACTTAA
- a CDS encoding SDR family oxidoreductase translates to MKILLLGANGGVGRLIVKEAAARGHNVTAFVRNPAGPSPNGAKVVAGNVLDSQSLSNALSGQDAVVYAIGVKSTGPTTLFSESTRLLLAAMEQQGVKRLVCITGVGAGETRGHGGFLYDRIIFPLFTKNRYADKERQEQLIQDSGTDWTIVRPAPFSEKMPHSDFRAVTEVGNVVLRKVSRAEVASFVLDELESGRYLRQIPFIGHEN, encoded by the coding sequence TTGAAAATCCTGCTCCTCGGAGCTAATGGCGGAGTCGGCCGCCTTATCGTTAAGGAGGCGGCAGCGCGTGGGCACAACGTAACTGCATTTGTGCGTAACCCTGCCGGGCCTTCACCGAATGGGGCAAAGGTGGTTGCAGGAAATGTTCTAGACAGCCAGTCGTTATCGAACGCTTTGTCAGGCCAGGATGCAGTTGTGTATGCAATCGGTGTAAAGTCTACTGGACCGACGACATTGTTCTCCGAATCGACGCGATTGTTACTCGCGGCGATGGAGCAGCAGGGAGTGAAGCGCCTCGTCTGCATTACCGGCGTTGGGGCCGGGGAGACTAGAGGTCACGGAGGCTTTCTCTATGATCGCATCATCTTTCCGCTATTCACGAAGAACCGTTACGCTGACAAGGAAAGGCAAGAGCAACTAATCCAAGATTCAGGCACAGACTGGACCATCGTGCGCCCAGCTCCGTTCAGCGAGAAGATGCCGCACAGCGATTTCCGAGCCGTCACCGAAGTTGGAAATGTGGTCCTCCGCAAGGTTTCGCGAGCCGAGGTGGCCAGCTTTGTGCTTGACGAACTTGAGTCCGGACGCTATCTGCGCCAGATACCATTCATCGGACACGAGAACTAA
- a CDS encoding dipeptidase, with protein MKTLVLAFAAASLLSVNAQNTAMMPKTPSESMPKTHASVIADPLAVHHAAIVIDTHADTTQRFLDESWNFGDPLKGGSLNLESARTGNLGAQFFSIWVDPEAFKGQYAHRTLALMDAVYQQTAKYPEQMRMAYSADDIVAAHRQHKLAALMGVEGGHSIEDNLGLLRDYYRLGARYMTLTWANSTDWADSSGDYTDAKIPHTKEGLTEFGKDVVYEMNRLGMMVDISHVADKTFYRTLVISRAPVIASHSSARALCDSPRNMTDEMLRAVAVNDGVVMVNFYSAFLSQDFRNAMQAQAPEREKAINALKEKYKAEGKPIDTQALDALNKEYAARIPRPPFHILIDHIDHIAKVAGVDHVGLGSDFDGVDSLPEGLDSAADLPKITHSLMARGYTAADCDKMLGGNLLRVFRQVEAVSHQLQSEQRPRIGEHQPGEKK; from the coding sequence ATGAAGACTCTTGTGCTCGCATTCGCCGCTGCCTCGCTGCTCTCTGTAAACGCACAGAACACCGCCATGATGCCAAAAACCCCTAGCGAATCCATGCCGAAGACGCATGCGTCCGTGATAGCCGATCCGCTGGCAGTACATCACGCCGCCATCGTCATCGATACGCATGCCGATACCACGCAGCGCTTCCTCGATGAGAGCTGGAATTTTGGAGATCCGCTGAAGGGCGGCAGCCTGAACCTGGAGTCTGCCAGAACAGGCAACCTGGGTGCGCAGTTTTTCTCGATCTGGGTCGATCCAGAGGCCTTCAAGGGGCAGTACGCGCACCGCACGCTGGCGCTGATGGATGCCGTCTATCAACAAACCGCAAAGTATCCCGAGCAGATGCGCATGGCCTACTCCGCCGACGACATTGTAGCTGCGCATCGCCAGCACAAGTTAGCCGCGCTGATGGGGGTCGAGGGCGGCCACTCCATTGAGGACAACCTCGGCCTGCTGCGCGACTACTACCGGCTCGGTGCGCGCTATATGACGCTCACCTGGGCCAACTCGACCGACTGGGCTGACTCCTCCGGTGACTACACCGACGCGAAAATTCCTCACACGAAGGAAGGACTCACCGAGTTCGGCAAAGATGTCGTCTACGAGATGAACCGCCTCGGCATGATGGTGGACATCTCCCACGTAGCGGACAAAACCTTCTACCGCACGCTTGTCATCAGCCGCGCCCCGGTTATCGCCTCTCACTCCTCGGCGCGCGCGCTGTGCGATTCGCCACGCAACATGACGGACGAGATGCTGCGTGCGGTCGCCGTCAACGATGGCGTGGTGATGGTGAATTTTTACTCAGCCTTTCTCAGCCAGGATTTCCGCAACGCCATGCAGGCGCAGGCTCCGGAACGGGAGAAGGCGATCAACGCGCTGAAGGAGAAGTACAAGGCCGAGGGCAAGCCGATTGATACACAGGCTCTCGATGCCCTCAACAAGGAGTACGCCGCCAGAATCCCGCGCCCGCCCTTCCACATTCTTATCGATCACATCGACCACATCGCCAAAGTCGCGGGTGTGGATCACGTCGGCCTTGGATCCGACTTCGACGGTGTGGATTCGCTCCCGGAAGGACTGGACTCCGCCGCCGACCTGCCGAAGATCACGCATTCTCTCATGGCCCGCGGGTATACTGCTGCCGATTGCGACAAGATGCTGGGCGGCAACCTGCTTCGCGTCTTCCGCCAGGTGGAAGCGGTAAGCCATCAACTTCAATCCGAGCAGCGTCCACGCATCGGCGAGCACCAGCCAGGAGAGAAGAAGTAG
- a CDS encoding peptidylprolyl isomerase has translation MSIRAIRVFAAIALACGAFAYTAGAQESTPPQGQQPAPSAAELPDAPGAQVKVSPQPTGPTAVLDTSLGRMTCRLFDKQAPETVANFIALAEGTRDWTDPVTSRKMHHKSLYNGTVFHRVIPDFMIQGGDPAGTGMGDPGYLFKDELDPTLNFDVPGRLAMANSGPNTNGSQFFITEAPTEHLNQIHTIFGQCDEASMPVIHSIANVPRDARDKPLTPVVLKKVTIVQEGQAMPPLPAAAPVASPAAKP, from the coding sequence ATGAGCATACGAGCTATTCGTGTTTTCGCGGCAATCGCTTTAGCATGCGGAGCCTTCGCCTATACCGCCGGCGCCCAGGAATCCACTCCTCCCCAGGGCCAGCAACCGGCTCCCTCGGCAGCGGAACTCCCAGACGCCCCCGGAGCGCAGGTGAAGGTCTCCCCACAGCCCACCGGGCCCACCGCCGTGCTGGACACGAGCCTGGGACGCATGACCTGCCGGCTCTTCGATAAGCAGGCGCCCGAAACTGTAGCCAATTTCATCGCGCTTGCCGAGGGCACCAGGGATTGGACCGACCCGGTCACCAGCAGGAAGATGCATCACAAATCTCTCTACAACGGCACAGTCTTCCATCGCGTGATTCCCGACTTCATGATCCAGGGCGGCGATCCAGCGGGCACGGGAATGGGCGACCCGGGCTATCTATTCAAGGATGAACTGGATCCCACTCTCAACTTTGATGTTCCAGGGCGACTCGCCATGGCAAACTCGGGTCCGAATACCAACGGCTCGCAGTTCTTCATCACAGAAGCACCCACCGAGCACCTCAACCAGATCCACACCATCTTCGGCCAATGCGATGAAGCGAGCATGCCTGTAATTCACTCCATTGCCAACGTCCCCAGGGACGCTCGCGACAAGCCGCTGACACCCGTAGTCCTGAAGAAGGTCACCATTGTGCAGGAGGGCCAGGCGATGCCTCCCCTTCCCGCAGCGGCGCCTGTTGCATCGCCAGCAGCAAAACCTTAA
- a CDS encoding peptidylprolyl isomerase codes for MSLQPGTYATFNTSEGKIVCRLFEQDAPKTVANFISLAEGTREWNHPTEGKKANQKLYDGTIFHRVIPDFMIQGGDPMGTGMGGPGYRFEDETRGSKHHFKEPGKLAMANAGPNTNGSQFFITVANTDWLTGKHTIFGEVVEGYDVVEKISKVRRGAQDRPSTPVVLETVTIERV; via the coding sequence ATGTCACTTCAGCCCGGCACCTATGCCACATTCAACACCAGCGAAGGAAAGATTGTTTGCCGCCTGTTTGAGCAGGATGCACCCAAGACAGTCGCCAACTTCATCTCGCTCGCGGAAGGCACCCGTGAGTGGAACCACCCGACCGAGGGCAAGAAGGCCAACCAGAAGCTCTATGACGGCACCATCTTTCACCGCGTGATTCCTGACTTCATGATCCAGGGCGGCGACCCGATGGGAACAGGTATGGGCGGCCCTGGGTATCGCTTTGAAGATGAGACCAGGGGTTCGAAGCATCACTTCAAGGAGCCGGGAAAACTGGCGATGGCGAATGCCGGCCCCAATACGAATGGATCGCAGTTCTTCATCACGGTCGCGAATACGGACTGGCTCACCGGCAAGCACACGATCTTCGGCGAGGTTGTCGAAGGCTACGATGTCGTCGAGAAGATCTCCAAGGTCCGGCGCGGCGCACAGGATCGTCCCTCAACGCCGGTCGTGCTGGAGACAGTCACCATCGAACGCGTTTAG